In Vulpes lagopus strain Blue_001 chromosome 1, ASM1834538v1, whole genome shotgun sequence, a genomic segment contains:
- the LOC121474016 gene encoding Fc receptor-like protein 2 isoform X3 encodes MLLWPLLLLLTAAGVQSDWLSIDMPSYAYEGDEVVVKCSGERNNRISTLTYYKDGSPLATYHNLSSYTISNARPSDSGSYSCEAVRKFFFVYKTEKTRSVWLTVQDLFPPPTLTIRPIEGSSVTVSCDTWLPWNRSDTQLHYSFFRDDHTLISNGSSSEFQIPAIGKGDSGYYWCEVATTSHSVSKQGQRSHVLVQRVPVSGVLLETQPQGGQALAGEPLVLVCSVAEGTGDIAFSWHREDTGEHLGRKRQRSQRAELEIPAVGESHMGRYYCTADNGHGLARSGALNVTVRAPASRPVLTLRVPGTRAVVGDVMELHCEAQRGSPPILYRFYYDDVFLGSRSATSGGGASFKLFLTAEHSRNYSCEADNGLGAQLSEAITLSVTGSKCIQSTCFGTPGWLSG; translated from the exons ACTGGCTGAGCATTGACATGCCCAGCTACGCCTATGAAGGAGACGAGGTGGTTGTGAAGTGCTCTGGGGAAAGGAATAACAGAATAAGTACACTGACGTACTACAAGGATGGATCCCCGTTAGCCACTTACCACAATCTCTCGAGCTATACTATTTCCAACGCAAGACCCAGCGACAGCGGCTCTTATTCCTGTGAGGCCGTCAGGAAATTCTTCTTTGTATATAAGACAGAAAAAACAAGATCTGTATGGCTTACTGTCCAGG ACCTGTTTCCACCCCCCACACTGACAATCCGGCCCATTGAGGGGAGCTCAGTGACCGTGTCCTGTGACACCTGGCTTCCCTGGAACAGGTCAGACACGCAGCTTCACTACTCCTTCTTCAGGGATGACCACACCCTGATATCAAACGGGAGCTCATCAGAGTTTCAGATCCCGGCCATAGGGAAGGGGGACTCGGGATactactggtgtgaggtggctaCAACGTCCCACAGCGTCTCGAAGCAAGGTCAGCGGTCCCACGTGCTCGTGCAGA GGGTCCCAGTATCCGGagtgctcctggagacccagcccCAGGGGGGCCAGGCGCTTGCAGGGGAGCCTCTGGTCCTCGTGTGTTCCGTGGCTGAAGGCACAGGGGACATCGCATTCTCCTGGCACAGAGAGGACACGGGGGAGCATCTGGGGAGGAAGCGGCAGCGTTCCCAGAGAGCAGAGCTGGAGATCCCTGCTGTCGGGGAGAGCCACATGGGGCGCTACTACTGCACGGCTGACAACGGCCACGGCCTCGCCCGCAGTGGAGCCCTGAACGTCACAGTCAGAG CCCCAGCATCCCGCCCCGTCCTCACCCTCAGGGTGCCCGGGACTCGGGCCGTGGTGGGGGACGTGATGGAGCTTCACTGCGAGGCCCAGAGGGGCTCTCCCCCGATCCTGTACCGGTTTTATTACGACGATGTGTTCCTGGGGAGCCGCTCGGCCACCTCTGGAGGAGGAGCGTCCTTCAAACTCTTTCTGACCGCAGAACATTCCAGAAACTACTCATGTGAGGCTGACAACGGCCTGGGGGCCCAGCTCAGCGAGGCGATAACACTCAGCGTCACAG GTAGTAAATGCATCCAAAGCACATGTttcgggactcctgggtggctcagtggttga